A region from the Littorina saxatilis isolate snail1 unplaced genomic scaffold, US_GU_Lsax_2.0 scaffold_1606, whole genome shotgun sequence genome encodes:
- the LOC138955521 gene encoding uncharacterized protein, whose translation MKKLVEECKHCQEKRPSQTKEPLIPTELPQRTFKKCGADLCELKGQSYLVLVDYYSRYIELAHLKTITSAEVIKNMKDMFARQGIPEILVSDNGTQFTSGEFQIFAKEDTPIEATGYSPAQLASGRRLRTTLPTLSENLEPRVCEKSTVAASDAKAKEKNKQTFDRRHGVRPLDTLLPGDIVMQKLDGEKSWRSPAVVQQQVAPRSYVVKSPRGTFRRNRRHLRCSHGLQPEKSTPYPIPVQTDLSLHKAHIPVSSDQKSGASHKASSPVQTGSYVHNEPDPCPGPVSSDVSSSSGASPGGGGSARGSPPRNTGRDAGGSTYCPSPQGIINNSPTPVTTRSGRVITMPARFKE comes from the exons ATGAAAAAGTTGGTTGAAGAATGCAAGCATTGTCAGGAGAAGAGGCCATCACAGACCAAAGAGCCATTGATTCCAACAGAGCTACCTCAGCGAACATTTAAGAAGTGCGGAGCAGATCTGTGTGAACTCAAGGGACAGTCATACCTTGTTCTTGTGGATTACTACTCCCGGTACATTGAACTGGCTCACCTCAAGACGATCACTTCAGCAGAAGTCATCAAGAACATGAAAGACATGTTTGCACGACAGGGTATCCCCGAGATACTTGTTTCTGATAATGGAACGCAGTTCACATCCGGAGAGTTCCAGATCTTTGCAAAGGA AGACACACCTATTGAAGCCACAGGCTACAGCCCAGCACAGCTTGCATCAGGAAGACGTCTGAGAACAACGCTCCCAACACTGTCTGAAAACCTCGAGCCCAGAGTCTGCGAGAAATCAACAGTGGCAGCCAGTGATGCAAAGGCTAAGGAGAAGAACAAACAGACATTTGATAGGCGTCATGGAGTACGGCCCCTAGATACGCTTCTTCCTGGTGACATCGTGATGCAGAAGCTGGACGGGGAGAAGAGTTGGAGAAGCCCAGCAGTGGTGCAGCAGCAAGTCGCACCAAGATCTTACGTGGTGAAATCGCCACGAGGCACGTTTCGGCGCAACAGGCGTCACCTCAGGTGTTCACATGGTCTGCAGCCTGAGAAGTCCACTCCCTACCCCATTCCTGTCCAAACTGACCTTTCCCTACACAAAGCCCACATCCCCGTATCCAGTGACCAGAAGAGTGGTGCAAGTCACAAAGCATCCAGTCCAGTCCAGACCGGCTCTTACGTTCACAACGAGCCAGACCCGTGTCCAGGGCCAGTGTCCAGCGACGTCTCCAGCAGCAGTGGTGCCAGCCCAGGTGGCGGAGGGTCCGCCAGAGGTTCACCCCCAAGAAACACCGGCCGGGACGCCGGAGGGTCCACCTACTGTCCATCTCCACAGGGCATCATCAACAACAGCCCGACACCAGTAACTACCCGCAGCGGCAGAGTCATCACCATGCCAGCCCGCTTCAAGGAGTGA